The genomic DNA CTCAAAGAAGAGTTCAAACCACGTTCGAGCTGCCTTCTTACTGATGCAGATGACATTTCTGACGGATCTATTAAGCCATGCAAAGAGAAATTGCATGCCAAATCGTGATTATTATTAGATAAAAGGCCAAGAGATAGGCCTACTGATTGCTCCTTGAAAGAAGAGAACTTTAGGGAATCTTGGGAAAGCAGGGATACTCTAGCCTTTAAAGGAGTAAATAATCCTATGAATCTGGGTAGAAATAGACCAGCAGAAACCTCTGGCATTTGGTCACAACCATAAGTCAGGGAACCATCCCAAAGATCCCCATACCCAAACAAGTTTCTCAGCTTCAGTGATCCTTCAAGTGGCAGCCATGATTTAGCCTGCAAAAGTATTTGATATATATATTGCAGACAAGGGTTACCAAACTGTTTTTTAATCATAAGGATGGACTTAAGGCCAATAACAAGATTATGTAACGTCCAAATTTAGTCAATTCAGGACACATATGGAGGGAGGGGGTATTTTTAAATACATACGAAAATTACCAAGATTGACAAAGTTAGCAAGATCTGCAACGATATCGCTTCCATGGCTTATTATTAGTGTTAATTACTTGTGAACCACTCATATCTAAGAGATATTGGTTTTCCTCGCCTATAAAATGTCCAGAGTCCAGACCTTATAGTTTTTAGGTTAAACATTTTCACAATTCACAATGCAAACACTCTGATTACTAATATTTAATAACAAAAGAAATACCGAGGTAGTTTCCACTTGCCTCTTAAAAGATCCTTATAACGTGAACCTCAGCTGTACACTAGTCTAAGCCTTTTCTATAAAACAATTGTAATTCTGTATGCCAGATAGACAGTAAACAAAAACTGAGCATGTGATTACCAGTTCAAGTGAATAAAGATACAGATGAGCATTACATCATTACAAGCCAACTTACATACACAAGCATAAATTAGGCCCCAATACCACATATCAGCTCTAAGAAGATCATTTATTTTTAGTTTCATACGGCCATAACCATAAGCATTATTTCTTAGCAATAATAACTAGTCCTCAACAAAACTACGATGTAGTGTACCGACTAACGCCTTTGATCAAATTTAAAGTAAATGGATGCTCCAAATACGCTTCGAACTATTGATAGCAACCAAAGACTTATTTGGAAATATCTGAATACTATAATTCTGAATACTATTATTATCCTACAGTTAAAGGGAAAAAAACCTAATGCTGATCGGTAATTAATACTAACTACCAAGCTTAACTTTATTGTTATTCATCTATTAAATTTACTGTTATTCATCTATTACTGATTACATAAAGTGTTCCCTCTTAAAATCAGCAATCAATTTCGTCAAAATTAATTCACAGGTTATTCGAAAGCATGTACCTCAGGCTCGGAGAAACGTCGGAAATCACAGGAAAGCCGTTTGGGATCCTCAACAACATCCACAATGACATCAGTAGTTCCACTCAACTCGGCCGGACCTGAATCGAAAGTAATATTAACCGAATCAAACAATTCAAGCTGCCTCATCCGATCCTTGGCAACACTAGCCGCCTTATACAATTCCTGGAGTGAAGTTGCAGTTTCCAGGGCTTTGAATTCCAATTTGATCAACGACTCATTAGTTTTACAATTGCCGTTAATTACAATTTTGTTAACTCGTAACGGAGCATTCGAGGAGTAGATTTTCCGGAACAGAGTCTCCGTTCTGGACTGTGTGAATGATTCGTCGGGGAGTGTTTCGTCATCATCGTCGTCTTCTTCGTCATCGTCGTAATATTCTTCTTCATCGTCATCTTCGTCGTCGATTTCTAATGACGGATTGTGGTGCTCCTCCTCTGATTCTTCGCCGGAGAGTGACATTATTCGCCGGAATAGAAGAATAGTAGTTGTGGGTAGTGTAGCTTCTATATCTGTATCTGTTTTTTGGGAAGCTAGGGGAAATTGGGATTTGTGATcttttgtaaattttattttcataaatacgcccttatatttttttaactttttttttaatatttctgCAGGCAATTTAAAATCTTTTGACCTGATAGTAAATATATTTCTTTTTAACAGTAAAATGTTACAGCTCTAGTAAGTTTATAcagttaaaaatatttttatttttaaagtaATACGGCCGGAATcgaaaaaatattattttaacgagtttattattttatcaagAATAAAAATATATCGTGTATATATTATAGTGGAATCGGAGAACAATTTTATtttaacaaaattattattttattaattattattttatcgaGATTAAACTGTAATTGTTTGTcttgttaataaataaatgattagGAATTTGGAAcattaaaaaaaaagaaaaatgagAGATGTCACCACGAcaataacaaacaaaatataaAGAAAATGGGAGCTGTCATCTCAATAATATTCGAATCACTAGCAATTATATTAATAGGAGGAAATTAATAATGTTTAAATGATTATTCATGAAAAAAAAAGTGGTTATCGTGGATGTTGATTTTGTCCTCGTATCTATTTAACTTGTAATGTCACTGTGATCCATGAGTAAAGGAAAATTAACAAAGTTAATAATTCAAATAAAGTGAAATGCTACTTAAAAAATGGTCCAGAGTTAGGTGCATTGAGGCGGGCGGAAAGCCAGTGGAGCGGCAGCATAAATCAGAGTTTCATGCTTATTCTCAGAAAGCAGCCTCTTATTTTGGAAACCAAGGGTGGCGCCATTGATTCCATAATTAACATTTGTGAGGATGTTGCAGCTTTCAGTAGGTGATGAAACAAGTTTTACAAAGCAGGACTGAAGAGGATGATCCAAGAACATGTGATTCATCTTATATCCATCTAGCTCAGCATAGAAATAGCCTTGTGTATCTGTTTGAAATGTCTTATGATAACTGACACGGTTCTTGTAGCTTTCGCAGATTACACTAACTTGTGCTCCAGAAATAGGCTGGCTTCCAGTAAGAGACCATGATCCGAACTTGTTACAGCTCTGGCAGTACACCATTCCCTCCACAATTACGTTGACCACTGATGATTCGTTTAGGATTTGTTTAGAAGCTGCTGATATGAATGGGAAGGGGGCGGAGACCAGGAGTGTGGCAAGAAAGGCTAGTTGGATCATTCTTGCCATGTTATCCAAGGAGAAAAAGAGTATATACACTAAGATTGGGTTGTTAAATGAAAGACCTGGTACTATATATTCGCTAGCACTACAGGGGGAACCTGGTCAAACTATGTCATTAACGTGGGAGCTACTAACTAAACGGGTCATGTTGATTTTAATCATGTCACATCATTGTAGACTATCTCAGCTTAATCAAAAATCATGGCAGTGTCATTTTAAAGTTTGTCTAAATAAATTATGTTGATAGCTGAATGGGATTCGTGTCAGGTCAATATCCTCCATAACAATGCATCTGCCAGCAGACACAAATCATATCCATTTCCATGTCAAGACTCAACTTATATTTGTTTTAGACTATCATCACCCAACTTACTAAACTAAACTCCTAGCATATTTGATTACGTTTTCCTGAAACCGTATAATTCATCTCTTGCATGACCCGTGGGATCCCTATTttcaatttcattttcatttAACAATCCAAACGCCCTCAAGATGATTATACTTCAAACAAAAATACCACAACAGGGCCACAAGATGATGGGAAGTGGGAAATATATACACAAAAACATAAAGTGGAGTATGTGATAgttcttggtttcttttttgTGGGGTAAAATTCAAAAACATAACGTTGTGGCCGCTAGGCTACCCCAAATCCttgaaaatttatattatttactTTGCTTTCCTTCGTCATTGCTAAATTTCGAATAGCAGTATATTCCTATCTTCAAGAATATGTACAGAGCCCATCTCTAACGGAAACCAAACCAGTTACCAGGACATGGCAAAAAAAGGGTTATATTTGTCACTTACGGTATCGACTTCATCCATTAAATTGCTTCGTTGGACATTATCTCTAGCTCCGCCCACCAAAGTGGTGAAAGCTTTGGAACAGCTCCATCATTACCTATTCATGTTATCTCTTTGAGTCGTACAGTGACTTCCCGCATTGTAGGTCTTTGTTTTGGGTTGGGACGGCAGCACCATTTTATTAATTCATCAAACTTTTCAAGCTGCTCCGCGTTGAAGTCAGTCAAAATTGGATTCACTATTTCTCCAAGTGATTGTTGTCCTCTTAAATAATCTGAGGCCCAGTCCTCGAGTGATAAACTGTTTACTACATAAGGGAGCTTACCAGTTATCAGTTTAAACAATATTACACCGAAGCTATACACGTTTGATTCTCGATTTGATTGCATCACGGTTGCTGTAGCAGATTTCGTCCACAGACCAAAATCGGATATTTTCGCTGCATAATCTTCACTGAGATTTACAGCTGAAGAGTTTAAATTTCTGTGAACTATTGGTGGCTTTAGTTGGTGCATATGGTCAAGACAGTATGCCATACCCATTGCAATCCTCATCCGCATCCCCCAGTCCAAGTGCTCGGCTTCGCTTACTGCAGGACCAACAAGATCTAGTTAATTAAACCATTTATTTTCAAGTACAAATGTGTGTGGGAAATAAATACAGAGAAGAAGGGAAATAGTTCAAGTATATAACTTTAACAGCACGACATCTAGGAAGCAGTTGTAATACTTACTGTGCAAGTGCTCGAATAAGGTCCCATTAGGAGCATACTCAAAAACCATCATTCTTGTAAAGGGCTCCTCTTCCTCACAATATCCAATAAGGTTAACAAAATTCTTGTGATTTACTTTCGATAGTTGAGCGACCTGAAATAACAAAAAAGTGAACCACAAGATTTAGAAACATGGAGTGAGACACTTATTTATTTACTCGGAACTAGTACTGCACTTACTTTCTTCCTGAACTGTGATTCCAAATTCTTTGGCCAATTCTTGGTAGATGCTACTAAAAGAGATGTCACAGCTATTTCAACACCACTGGACAGTGTTCCTTTATACACTGTTCCCATTGAGGAAGAACCAATTACATTGCTGAAATCTTCACAAGTTGCGTTAAGCTCCGACCTTTTAAGCTTTGGCACACCTAAGATGTAACAACAAAATTTCAAAAGCAGGCGCAAGTAAATATACAAGGCCTAATATAGAGGGACAATCGAGTAGCACGCCTATTAGTAGATCTTTATACAATTGCATACTTGGTAATTCAAAGTAATAGTAATTACCAGTTACAAATGCTTTCTGCAGGTGGCCACTTAATCCAGTGGCCCAAGGTTTGACAACAGATACTTTGCTTCGACAAAAATATATTACAATAGCCAAAAGGATTAAAGATGCAGAACCGCCGACAACTGCAAATAGTATTAAGAATCTGGGCCGATTGGAACTTGAACTACCGTGTGACATAGTTCGGCTTTTAGCAGGGGAATCTTCTGATTCTACAACTGAAGGCGGAGATGCAGATACACTAGGAAAAGTCGGTCTTGTATCTGTAACAGCTGCAGGTGCAGGAGATGGTGACGGGGAAGATAAAGGAGAGAGCAACGGGGAGGGTGACTATGAAGGCGGCGAAGACTCTAATGACGATGACTGTTTGAACAACCTGAAAAAAATCGGCTGAGAGGCTAGCAGCCTTCTTTGAGTAATGTGTCTATCCATGGCAGTTGACCTGAAACCAATTAAAGCAGCTAATCAACTATTAGAAGGCTTCAAATACAAATAAAATATCCTGGTTACATGGTAGGTGCTGATTGAATGTTTGATCAAGAACAAAGTTCAGAAATACTAATTGTTACAagaaataaaattttcaaatatatGGATGCAATTTTCTTCAATTATCATTTAGGCAGATTACAACCAGCTCAGTATAATATCAACTATACTTCATCTGTTCTATAGGCTACATGTAAACACCGAGATCCAGATTATTGTTCTGATGCAAATATGTTATGATGTAAAAATACAATATTAAGACAGAAAGCACGCATTTAAAGGCAGAGCACCGCGATACCATGAGGCCAGTCTTCCAATTGACAGCAGGTTCTCATTTCTTTGAACTTCAGAAAGCAGCTTTATCTCATCAATTTTAGAGGGTATGCTAACAGTAAACTTATTATTGTCCAGTAAACTGCGATAATTAAGAAATAAGGTAAAGTGAGCTTTAATGCGAAGCCATGCAGATTGCAGTCTGTTAAGCTGTAGCCATTTAGGTATCTTGACTTACAGAACTGACAGTTGTAGATTACTATTGAGGTCAGACGGAAGTGCTCCGCTAAAACTATTGTGCCCCAGATCTAGAACCTCCAACTTCTTGAGCTCTCTAATCTCTTTGGGAATAATTCCCGAAAACAAATTGTTGCATAGAATACTGTGAAGAAATGAGGATAAAATTTATTAACTTTTTTAATAGAAGTACTAATCAATTCCATCTCACATAAGCGTGAAATGTCAAGCATCCTAATCACGAATGTACTTATTTATCCCCTTACATTGACTTTAGATGAAATAAGTTCTAGAGATCAGGAGCTATTGTTCCTCCAAGACGAAGATTCTTCAGGTTCCTAAAAATTTCAAACGACTTAAACAATTAAAAAGAAAGCCATAATCTAGACTTTTATAGGAACCTCAAACATAACTAAAATTTTGATAGTAAGACAAGATGTTTAAAGATCTTCATGTGCATATACATTTTGTATACAATGTGATACCCTCTAGCAATATTAATTACTAAGATTAGCAGATTATATAAGCTCATCCAATGAAAAAATTAACTTTCGTAAGGATCTCCTCATCAATAACATGAATAATTAAGCTTGTAAAAAAAAAGCACCGATCTCAAATAGATGCAGCAAACATTCACAGTAAAACCATATCAAACCAAAATTCAGCAATCAGGATAAAAAAAATACTTACAGAGCCACAACATTTCCATTTGCACACTCAACACCGAACCACAAACACGGATCAACAACTCCAACTTTTTCAGTCCAATTCAACAAAGCCCCAAATGGATCACTCACCACTCTCTCCTTAAATTTCAACAAAGCCAAACCTGAAACAAAACGAACACTTTACACTCCTTCAACTAAACTCACATGTGAATGCACAAACATACATAGAAGCACAATACCTTCTTGATTAAGTGAGCAACACAAATTCAAATTGTGATACATCAAACAAGTGAACAGCATAAGCACAGCCAAGCTATGATTTTGACGAAAACTAAACAACCCCATCATCAAAAAGAGAATAATAATCCCAAAAAAAAAGATCTCTCCAACTCAACCAACCAAAACCAAGAACACCATCGAGTTGACTAACTACAAAAACGTTGAATGTGAcaaggaaatatatatatatatatagatagtgTGAAGTGTAAGTATAGGGAGTGTGTTGTGTTAATTGGGGGGATTAAGATGCGTGATGCGAAATTAAAGCGAATTGTCGGCGATGTAAAAAGGGGGTGAAGTAGATTCTGTTTGGTTTGATGATAGTAGTAAGGTGGGGTGTTGAAGAGTCCATGCGGTAGTTGAGTGTGTATGTGCATTGTATAATTAATTGAATAGTAAACGTTAAGTCATTACACTACGAGACAACTACGAGCAATCAAGTAGGACCCAACATCCCAAAACCCTAGCGAGACTCTGCCGTTATTCATAACTTTCATTCATCCTTACCATCTGCTCCTTCCATCAAATTCAAATCTGTCTCATCCATCCTCTCATCCTATTTCCTCCATTTCTAAATCTTTAATTTCTATTATAATAGTTTTCAATAAAATCGAGAACTAAATCATTTTGGGTGTGATCTTGTTACCGTACCCATCTTTTTGGGTTGTTGATTGTCCCCAATCTTTGGGTATATGTCTTATTGCGTTTTTGATTCGTTGTCATGTTGcattaaaaatgatttatacGGTGTATTGGGAGATCTGGGCAACCCGCTTCAAATCTGGAATTGTGGTACTTATCGCGAGAGCTCACCTCGCACAACAAAGAATTGTTCAATATATGGGACATCTGTACCCCGACCTCAGTTGGTGCAACTGATGGATATGAATACTGGTCTATCACCGGTTTTTTATGTGCGCATGTCAAATGTGATTCTACTATTTTCAGTGATAGTGATGTCGACTGAATTGCTCAAGAAACTTTTGTAATCATTTttattatcaaaaatatttatattCTATCTATTAAGTAATCTGAAAACAAAACGGCTATTTGTTTAGATCGGTTTTTCTTTCACATTCAGGTTGTAGTTGTCAGTTTGAGGGTTTGTCCAAAAAAATTTTGTTGGTAAAAAAAAATAGGACCCAACCTCCCAATTATCTACTCTCTCATTTTGGTTTTCATAATGTTGCTACTGTATTTTTTTTGTTTCGATTCCGGTTAGGATTTTTTATCCCAAATATTTTGtcaattttattaattttattcgATTATGATTTAATTTTTGGTTTCGATTTTATCTTTCATTTTTGTGTGAAAAGGTAAATGAATTCTTTTTTTGGGTCACGCTACGTAagtcaaaatttatttttattctaaaattcttcaataATTCACACGTCATTTGAGAAATTTGTATGGATTCGAGTTATCTAATATTTTTCTTCCTTTTTATGGTTCAATTGAAGAGTAGAAAATTACTATCTTTGACTTATATTTCCATTGATATATTCGGACTTCCAAAGTATTAATTTATATACTTCtcataaaaaatataatttattataaatttatgtaATATGTAAATATTCTAAATAAACGTTTATATGTATTTGATGTTTTAAGACAAAACTAGTATAAAAGTGGGTGCAAAACAGTGCataaactaaaataatttatcataCATATTAtgaaaatatcaaaataattttgtaattacaTACACAATCAAACGTAATTTCTTATTCTTTTCCTTATACTTTTACGATAATTTCATAATACTTGATAGCATTTTAATTGATCAAATATCTGTGAGTACGTTAATTTAAAACCTATTACACGTAGTGATTTAAATGTGGGGATAAAATCTTCTGAGCCAGGTGATGACTCGTGAAGCTTTTTTCCAAACACGTACTATTTCGAAATGAGATGGTCCGCTTAGATACGCACAAAAACCGGATTACGCTGATTCGGCCCGGGTTTTGataaattcagattttttataatCGGGTTGGGTTTTTAAAAATCAAACTGGATTGGGCCGGATTTCATTCAAAATAATTAGGCCCATTTAGTCCCGCGAATCGGACCGTCCGGGCCaccatattttttaaaataatttattattaataatattaattctTTTTAGTAATAACAAATactttttgtatttttttatattatatttacaAAGTTAGGTTTTTATTTACATGTACACACTCTTGATTAAAATTTGGAACACTTTTTTCATGTTATACTTTAGATTagtttataatttaaaatttacatCTCGGTAATTTGATCTAAATATATTAAATTTATGACTTTGAATCAAAATTATATTAGAAATTTAAACCTTCAGTTCAAAATtatattcaattataaaataaacttggataaaatataatttttcaaagttttattcgaatattcaataataaattaTCATAAAATCCGGGATTTTATAAGACCGAATTGGGCCGGACCAGACTTTTGTccggatcgggccgggctttGAACCGGATCAAGTCGGAATCCGGATTGGGCTTAAATCCGACTTTTTACCGGATCGGGTCGGGCCGGTTTTTTACGAAAAATATGTGGCCCGTTAAGGCCCGTGGGCCGGGCCGGGCTGGGCTTTTTTCGGATCGGATTTTTTCCGGATCACATCGGACGAACTTTTCAAATTCGGATTTTTTGTGCATATCTAGGTACGCCCTTTTATGTGAGCCTTTGTTTTGAAATTGGTTTTACTAGttactagcttaaaacccgtgcgatgcacggactccacggattttttttaaaatattacataatttaaaaaaaaatacttgaattcaatcttaattttgtttatttaaaactttaaatgatatgatttcaTGGTAATTATATAAGTAAACGTATATGTTAATAAATTTTTAGAATATTTAAACTTCTTTGAAGTGATAACATTGGTTAGGggaaaatattattataatgaaattattattttattgagggtaaaaatataacGTCTCTATTATGTTGGTACCttaaaaaactattattttagcatgttgattacttaatcgattaactataactctataaaaaatatttgaaaaaaacaatattattgattgaacgatatagttttattgataattctaactgtatttaaaaaaattatgttttaaataaaaGTTGATGCTTTATTTCACATGgataggatacgaattatacttactctagtattaatttgatttatctcggatcagttatttacattattttattttagcttaATGCCAAATACACCAActaaatcaaactaattattttagtttaatatttttttaattccGGATCAATAacataattttgttttagactaaataattagtatatatatatatatttttttattggtcgaattgtatttttattttaattttgtattagtctgaatcaattgtataatatatttatttatccAAATTCATTGGTATAATTTTTTAGGAGAATTGATAGTATAATTATTTTATCTTAACTCGAGTCACATTATATATCAACCAAATCTTaagaattatatttagtttgtttaaatttaatttggtccgaagtaacaaattagaattATATAGAActcaatataaattaaaatttaaattggtagaagaagttgaatttaatataaattatagtgatatagagtttgatataaaatagaattgaaattgataaaataatagaggaagttgacttcaatatcaattacaattagaattgatcgacccaataattagaattggaACAATTAAATAAGGGCACTTAAGTAATTTCAACAAataccgaccgaccgactaccaaacttttaatatttcgtctattataatatagtatagatatttTTTTCTTTGTTAATTACAAAATAATAAGTAACCGGGATTTTGGTCTTAATTATTGGACTTCATTTTAAATCGATCGCGATGTTATTGATACGATATTAAGTGCACTTTTAATGTATTTTTTATTCCCTATCGATTATCAAGAATGCTACATTATTTTAGGTTTTCTTgcaattttattataatatgacATGTTTACAAAGAATTTCGATTTATAAAAAAATACAACTTATTTTAGATTATTTTGAagaataattagttatttttTGTTACATACGAGGTTTGACTAAGTTGCATCACGTAATAATTGTTTAGAATTTTGTATTTTTgcaattaaatataataaaaatttatatttgaaaaattaaaaaaaaaacccAAAAATACAAATACAAAAAATGGCTTTTTTAAAATAATCCTTTTTTAAGTCCGTGATATGAGGAGTTTTAACTTCCAAGTGTGTAGGTtgttttttaataatatattgaAATTCGTCTTATAAAGttttaaattttcaattttttgcaattaaaaagtaAAAAATAGAGTCCCTAATAATTTAGTTACAATTACAAAATGTAGCAATAAAAGTAGTTTCTATTCAATAAATTTAGACTCTTAAATGATCATCTATTGTGTTACAATTATTCTTCTTATTTTTTCATACTTAATGATTCTGGTAATAACAAATACTAATATTTTTGTACGTGATTTCTAAGTTAAATATGTTGTTTATCATAATTTACATAATTTCAATATATATGAGTATAAGATGACG from Apium graveolens cultivar Ventura chromosome 5, ASM990537v1, whole genome shotgun sequence includes the following:
- the LOC141724467 gene encoding uncharacterized protein LOC141724467, whose translation is MSLSGEESEEEHHNPSLEIDDEDDDEEEYYDDDEEDDDDDETLPDESFTQSRTETLFRKIYSSNAPLRVNKIVINGNCKTNESLIKLEFKALETATSLQELYKAASVAKDRMRQLELFDSVNITFDSGPAELSGTTDVIVDVVEDPKRLSCDFRRFSEPEAKSWLPLEGSLKLRNLFGYGDLWDGSLTYGCDQMPEVSAGLFLPRFIGLFTPLKARVSLLSQDSLKFSSFKEQSVGLSLGLLSNNNHDLACNFSLHGLIDPSEMSSASVRRQLERGLNSSLRYTLKVDKRNSPSRPTRGFAFVSASQFGGIVPDYKRSRYFRQEFDLRCAVPLGFYNAALNFGIASGVLFSPGNGFLNSPSYLPDRYYLGGNSSPVCSFGGPASLLAFKSRGLGSTGPKTEARADDGTIENSSGRDYLGADLAFTAFADFSFDLPLRFFREKGIYGHAFARAGSLNKVTEQAFRDMTSKKFLKLFQNSVGLGIIVPTRLFRMEVNYCQILKKHENDPVKAGLQFSFSSPL
- the LOC141660369 gene encoding pistil-specific extensin-like protein encodes the protein MARMIQLAFLATLLVSAPFPFISAASKQILNESSVVNVIVEGMVYCQSCNKFGSWSLTGSQPISGAQVSVICESYKNRVSYHKTFQTDTQGYFYAELDGYKMNHMFLDHPLQSCFVKLVSSPTESCNILTNVNYGINGATLGFQNKRLLSENKHETLIYAAAPLAFRPPQCT